In Diaphorobacter ruginosibacter, the genomic stretch TCCACTGATTTCCGTCATCGCATCTTTCGGTTGGAGGCGACGCTGTCTGGTTCCAACCGGCTTCAACTCCAAGCCATGCCCAAGAGCATCCGGTACAAAGGCAGCAGGGGAGGTGGACGACTCAGCGCCAGCTTTGACGCTGTCCTCAAGGAGGCACCTGAACCCTTTGCAATTGCTCTGAAAGGGGTTGAGCTCAGATGCACCTATGCGTATGAAGTTTGAGCAAAGGCCACACCAATCTCTGAATCACGCAAATGGTTGCCGTGCAGCTAGGCATCAATTAACTCCAACTTGGAGAGGGCCACAAAACCTGGAGTAGGAATATCCTCGGTCCATGCGCTCACGTGCGGCGCGATCTGATAGCGGCCAAGCCGGCCAAGGCCAAGGTCAACAACATCAGGGCCCACTGACCCAATGTGGGAACGGGCGTCGGCTGGGCAGGCATAGTGGGGGGCACCTGGTCCACGGTGAAGCTCATGCGGACCAAGCCGGGTTGGCCGGCAGTGCCAGCCTCCCCACCTCCGCCCGCACCGACTTCAGGGCCGCCTGCAAGGCCGCCATGAGGACCCGATCCATCCATGCCCGCCAGGGCATCGCCGGTACACGCAGTGACAAGCAGGGGACCACTCAGTGTCTGGCCATTCTCGCCAGGAATGCCAGGAGTGCCATTGACTCCGCTCCTACCTGGCTCGCCATCAAAATAGTCGGGCCGAGGACCGCCTCCGCCTCCCAATCCTCCTTGTCCCCCAAAGCCGGCCTCTCCGCCAGCGCCCCCTGCACCGGCGATGGTGCCGTCACCTCCCGGTCCGCCCTGTCCACCGTTTCCGCCGTCGCTGCCATCGCTGCCATTGGCACCATCTCCCGGGGTCACACCATCCCACGGAGGGCCATCAGACCCCTGTGCACCGGCACCTCCCTGGCCACCCGTTCCGCCGGTGCCTCCCTGGGCACCCGCACCGCCACCGCCACCCGGCGCGCCCGGAGATGGGCCCAGCACGCCATCCCCGCCAGCCCCACCAAGACCTCCGCTCCCTGCTGTTGCACCACCACCGGAGCGGCCCCGAGCCGTATCGAAATACACCAGGTTGACCGAACTGCCGCCACCGCCGCCGCCGCCGTTGGCTGTCACGCCCACCACACCAGGGCCTGTGACCGAAGACAAGCCACCGCCTGTGCTGGAGGTGCCTGGAAGATGCCAACGCTCCGGATTGGTGTTGGCGATGCCTGCCGTTCCGCCTGCTGCCACCTGAACCACCAGGGAACTGCCAGGAGATACCGCCAGAGTGGCCTTGCAATAGGAGCCACCCCCGCCGCCGCTACCGCTACCCGGGAGCCCATCCCATCCTTTGTCCCTGGATCCGCCACCGCCACCACCACCCCATACTTCGAAGGTCATGCTGGTCACTCCCGTAGGCACGGTGCAGCTCCCCGCAGCGTTGATACCGTTCACGCAATCTGCCGCCATGGCGTGACCCGCTACCCCCCAATAAAGTAGCGCTGCCGCCTTGGCCCGCTTGGAAAGTCCCATTGTTCTTCTCTCCTGTGTGCAAACAGATAAACATCTCTGCTTCCAAACACTACCGAAAACACAATGAGGATTCGTTTGGTTTTATGAGGGAAGAATTGGAATATTGATTCGCATGCAAATCAGGTCAGCAACGTCCCGGCTACCGCGTCACCGGTCACCGGTAGCCGGCAATATTCTTCCAATGATCGGGTCGAGATCTGCAGACAACCTCTTGGCCCCTGGCGCGCCTTAGGCCACTGCTTTCATCCGATCGCCTGCACTGTAGGTGAATGTGAATCATCCAGGTAACTTCATGCGCATGTCTCGAGGACTATTTTTCACAATGATGCGTGCGCAAAACCAAATCATTTGATTTTTTTCCAAAACCAAATGCCCTTATCCATAGCTCTAATGCGCATATAGCTAATGATGCATTAAGGCAGTGGCTGCCCATTGGCTGATATCAAAAATAGTCTTCATGTCAAAAGTGGCTTGAGCAAGCCTGCAGATCCCGCATGCGGAGCTCGAGAGTTTTTTCATGAAGACGAATTACTGCATTTGTAAATATCCACGGAAAAGAATGATGCGCAAAACACTTCCGACCCTTGCCGCTGTGCTTTCCCTGGCCGTCCCAAGCCTTTCCATGGCCGCGTTCGTATCTGGTCCGGTCACCTATACCTTCAGCGGGATCTACT encodes the following:
- a CDS encoding IPTL-CTERM sorting domain-containing protein — translated: MGLSKRAKAAALLYWGVAGHAMAADCVNGINAAGSCTVPTGVTSMTFEVWGGGGGGGSRDKGWDGLPGSGSGGGGGSYCKATLAVSPGSSLVVQVAAGGTAGIANTNPERWHLPGTSSTGGGLSSVTGPGVVGVTANGGGGGGGSSVNLVYFDTARGRSGGGATAGSGGLGGAGGDGVLGPSPGAPGGGGGAGAQGGTGGTGGQGGAGAQGSDGPPWDGVTPGDGANGSDGSDGGNGGQGGPGGDGTIAGAGGAGGEAGFGGQGGLGGGGGPRPDYFDGEPGRSGVNGTPGIPGENGQTLSGPLLVTACTGDALAGMDGSGPHGGLAGGPEVGAGGGGEAGTAGQPGLVRMSFTVDQVPPTMPAQPTPVPTLGQWALMLLTLALAGLAAIRSRRT